One region of Fragaria vesca subsp. vesca linkage group LG4, FraVesHawaii_1.0, whole genome shotgun sequence genomic DNA includes:
- the LOC101295908 gene encoding LOW QUALITY PROTEIN: DNA repair protein RAD50-like (The sequence of the model RefSeq protein was modified relative to this genomic sequence to represent the inferred complete CDS: inserted 1 base in 1 codon) encodes MSTVDKMLIKGIRSFDPDNKHVITFFKPLTLIVGHNGAGKTTIIECLKLSCTGEMPPNARSGHSFIHDPKVGGETETKGQIKLRFKTAAGKDVVCIRSFQLTQKVSKMEFKAIESVLQTINPHTGEKVCLSYRCADMDKEIPALMGVSKAILENVIFVHQDEANWPLQDPSTLKKKFDDIFSATRYTKALEVIKKLHKDQAQEIKTYKLKLENLQTLKDAAYKLRESIAKDEERTELVKRQMQELEGSIHDLDAKILNASETLKHLQNLNDQLSTNKAVRSTRRDEKRRQKADLPEKNIDTDEELKEWKTKFDDRIRDLGTQIFKLEREQDDTKTKSNFLGQTIKDSIWDVSKLQNEANAYLDLKKQRDSTIQNLFARHNLGSLPDPPFNNEVAINLTDRIKSRLRDLEKDLQDKKKLNEAEVKKAWDRYMESNDRWKLKEAQHQAKAEIKNDLLKRIEKKKXERDSFESSVSNCDLSRIDEKEKNMRIEVERKTNQLAVRDFDSVIRQKQSEVFRIDQDITAVTREKNVLDGDRDDRVLLSHKKTDLEIHKRKHRKIIDDYKDRIRGVLKGRLPPDKDLKHEITQALRVVTMEFDDLSTKSREVEKEVTMFQMKIQEVNNNLCKHRKDLESKRRYIETRLQALDQQSFTVDSYTKVLDSAKEKRDVHKSKYNFADGMRQMFDPFERVARAHHICPCCERPFSPDEEDEFVKKQKVKAATSSEQIKALLVESSSADSFFQQVDKLRMFYEEYLKIGKEAIPNAEKELSELTEEMEQKSQALDDVLAVSAQVKSDKDLIEALVQPIETADRLLQEIQIRQKEVDDLEYKLDIQGPGAKSLEDIQLELTNLQSKKDNLHAELEKLREEQRYMEGDLSSIQMRWHSVREEKMRAENMFHDYERTEEELERLADEKSQIELDEKLFAEALGPLSREKDKLLNDYNEIKAELGRQCEEQAEQSRNYKQEVDELLKTNSKIKEYNDLKKGERLQELQEKLRLSESQLQSCDTRLQEISAELGRSNKLMESQEELRRNIDANLNYRKTKAEVRLLTQEVESLEAEILQFGEISKFEAELLKLSQERERLLSELNKFQGTISVYQSNISNHKVDLKQAQYKDVDKRYFDQLIQLKTSEMANKDLDRYYNALDKALMRFHSMKMEEINKIIRELWQQTYRGQDIDYICIHSDSESAGTRSYSYKVLMQTGDTELEMRGRCSAGQKVLASLIIRLALAETFCLNCGILALDEPTTNLDGPNAESLAAALVRIMEDRKGQENFQLIVITHDERFAQLIGQRQHAEKYYRVTKDDHQHSIIEAQEIFD; translated from the exons ATGAGTACGGTGGACAAGATGCTCATCAAGGGAATCCGGAGCTTCGACCCGGACAACAAACACGTCATCACCTTCTTCAAGCCCCTAACCCTAATCGTCGGCCACAACGGCGCCGGAAAAACCACCATCATCGAGTGCCTCAAGCTTTCCTGCACCGGCGAGATGCCTCCCAACGCCAGGTCCGGCCACAGCTTCATCCACGACCCCAAAGTCGGCGGCGAAACCGAGACCAAGGGCCAGATCAAGCTCCGGTTCAAGACCGCCGCCGGCAAGGACGTCGTGTGCATTAGGTCGTTTCAGCTCACTCAGAAAGTCTCCAAGATGGAGTTTAAAGCCATCGAGAGCGTCCTCCAGACTATTAATCCCCACACTGGAGAG AAAGTTTGCCTTAGCTATAGATGTGCTGACATGGATAAGGAAATCCCTGCTTTAATGGGCGTCTCGAAGGCTATTCTCGAAAATGTGATCTTTGTTCACCAGGACGAAGCCAATTGGCCTTTGCAAGATCCTTCCACCCTGAAGAAAAAGTTTGATGATATCTTCTCTGCCACTCG GTATACCAAGGCATTGGAGGTAATTAAAAAACTTCACAAGGATCAAGCTCAAGAGATAAAGACTTACAAGCTAAAATTGGAGAATCTTCAGACCTTGAAAGATGCTGCATACAAG CTTCGTGAAAGCATTGCTAAAGATGAGGAAAGAACAGAATTAGTGAAAAGACAAATGCAGGAGTTGGAGGGCAGCATTCATGATCTGGATGCTAAAATTCTTAATGCTAGTGAAACACTGAAGCATCTGCAGAACCTGAATGACCAGCTATCTACGAATAAAGCTGTTAGAAGCACTCGACGTGATGAAAAGAGGAGACAGAAAGCAGATCTTCCAGAAAAAAATATAG ACACTGATGAAGAGTTGAAGGAATGGAAAACTAAGTTTGATGACAGAATTCGAGATTTAGGAACTCAAATTTTTAAGCTGGAGAGGGAACAGGATGACACAAAGACCAAAAGTAATTTCCTTGGTCAGACAATAAAGGATTCTATATGGGATGTTAGCAAGCTTCAAAATGAAGCTAAT GCTTATTTGGACTTAAAGAAACAGAGGGATTCAACCATTCAAAATTTGTTTGCAAGGCACAATTTAGGTTCTCTTCCAGATCCCCCCTTCAACAATGAAGTTGCTATAAACTTGACAGATAGAATAAAATCAAGGTTGCGTGATCTAGAAAAGGATTTGCAAGATAAGAAG AAGTTAAATGAAGCTGAAGTCAAAAAAGCATGGGACCGGTACATGGAATCAAATGATCGTTGGAAACTAAAGGAAGCGCAGCACCAGGCTAAAGCAGAAATAAAG AATGACCTTTTGAAGCGTATCGAGAAGAAAA ATGAGCGTGATTCTTTTGAAAGTTCAGTTTCAAACTGTGACCTGTCTCGCATTGATGAGAAAGAAAAAAACATG CGAATTGAGGTTGAGCGAAAGACAAATCAGCTTGCTGTTAGAGATTTTGATTCAGTCATTCGTCAAAAGCAGAGTGAGGTGTTTCGCATTGACCAAGATATTACTGCCGTTACTCGAGAGAAGAATGTCTTAGATGGTGACAGGGATGATAGAGTATTACTGTCTCACAAGAAGACAGACTTGGAGATTCATAAAAGGAAACACAGAAAGAT AATTGATGACTACAAGGACAGAATTAGGGGAGTGCTAAAAGGAAGGCTTCCTCCGGACAAGGATTTGAAACATGAAATCACTCAGGCCTTGAG GGTTGTTACCATGGAGTTTGATGACTTGAGCACCAAATCTCGTGAAGTGGAGAAGGAGGTGACTATGTTTCAGATGAAAATACAAGAAGTTAATAATAACCTCTGTAAACACCGTAAAGATCTGGAGT CAAAGAGGAGATATATTGAAACTAGACTTCAGGCCTTAGATCAGCAATCTTTTACTGTTGATTCCTATACCAAAGTCTTGGATTCAGCCAAGGAGAAACGAGATGTGCATAAAAG CAAATACAACTTTGCAGATGGTATGCGACAGATGTTTGATCCTTTTGAAAGAGTGGCTCGTGCTCATCATATATGTCCTTGTTGTGAACGCCCTTTTTCTCCAGACGAGGAAGATGAATTTGTTAAAAAG CAAAAAGTGAAGGCAGCAACTTCTTCTGAGCAAATAAAAGCACTCTTAGTGGAATCCTCAAGTGCTGACTCTTTCTTTCAGCAAGTGGACAAGCTTCGCATGTTTTATGAGGAATATTTAAAAATCGGCAAGGAAGCAATCCCTAATGCTGAGAAAGAACTATCTGAGCTTACTGAAGAGATGGAACAAAAGTCCCAGGCCCTTGATGAT GTGTTAGCTGTTTCTGCTCAAGTCAAGTCTGATAAGGATTTAATTGAGGCCTTGGTGCAACCCATTGAAACTGCTGACAGACTACTTCAAGAAATACAAATACGCCAGAAGGAAGTTGATGACTTGGAGTATAAGCTTGATATTCAAGGGCCAGGTGCAAAATCCTTGGAGGATATTCAGTTAGAGCTGACTAATCTGCAAAGCAAAAA GGATAATTTGCATGCAGAACTAGAGAAGTTAAGAGAGGAACAAAGGTACATGGAAGGTGATTTGTCAAGCATTCAAATGCGGTGGCACAGTGTAAGGGAAGAGAAAATGAGGGCAGAAAATATGTTTCATGATTATGAAAGGACAGAAGAAGAGTTAGAGCGTTTGGCCGATGAGAAGAGTCAAATTGAACTCGATGAGAAG CTTTTCGCCGAGGCTCTTGGCCCTTTATCAAGGGAGAAAGATAAATTACTTAATGACTACAATGAAATCAAAGCTGAACTTGGTCGCCAGTGTGAGGAGCAAGCTGAACAAAGCAGAAATTACAAGCAGGAAGTGGATGAACTACTTAAGACTAATTCTAAAATTAAAGA GTACAATGATTTAAAGAAAGGAGAGAGGTTGCAGGAACTGCAAGAGAAGCTACGTCTATCAGAATCTCAACTTCAAAGTTGTGATACTAGATTGCAGGAAATTTCAGCTGAATTAGGAAGAAGTAATAAGTTAATGGAGAGTCAAGAAGAGCTGAGGCGAAATATTGATGCCAATTTGAATTACAGGAAAACCAAAGCTGAAGTACGTCTACTTACTCAAGAGGTCGAATCACTCGAAGCAGAAATCCTACAATTTGGTGAGATATCCAAATTTGAAGCTGAACTTCTAAAGCTCTCACAGGAGAGAGAGAGGCTTCTTTCAGAG TTAAACAAGTTTCAGGGAACAATATCGGTTTACCAGAGCAATATCTCAAATCATAAAGTTGATCTCAAACAGGCACAATACAAGGATGTTGATAAGCGGTACTTTGATCAGCTTATCCAGCTAAAG ACGTCTGAGATGGCAAACAAGGACCTGGACAGATACTACAATGCGCTTGACAA AGCACTGATGCGCTTCCACTCAATGAAGATGGAGGAAATAAATAAGATTATAAGGGAGTTGTGGCAGCAGACTTACAGAGGACAAGATATAGATTATATATGTATACATTCAGATTCTGAAAGTGCTGGGACTCGTTCATATAGCTACAAG GTTCTCATGCAGACCGGTGATACAGAGCTAGAAATGAGAGGAAGATGTAGTGCTGGTCAGAAG GTGCTTGCTTCCCTGATCATAAGGTTGGCTTTAGCTGAAACTTTTTGCCTGAATTGTGGAATACTAGCACTAGATGAACCAACTACCAACCTGGACGGACCAAATGCTGAGAGTCTTGCTGCTGCTCTTGTTAG AATTATGGAGGACCGGAAAGGGCAGGAGAACTTTCAGTTGATAGTAATTACTCATGATGAGCGCTTTGCTCAACTAATTGGCCAGCGCCAGCATGCAGAAAAATATTATCGAGTGACAAAGGATGATCA CCAGCACAGCATTATTGAAGCCCAAGAGATTTTTGATTGA
- the LOC101311662 gene encoding Werner Syndrome-like exonuclease-like, which translates to MEHSQSHHDDKATATATALSDPEWDEPFTEEDLRAIEAAFEAAATSKKRRANPVDEVVTDQSHSARRRLPSSILALQHPNAFALSPCRQANTRMRYPVLKFGGQITYSRTTVEVEKAAMDILKTVKAKQNEMGQNAVGFDIEWKPTFQRGVPPGKAAVLQICGDTSCCHVMHIIHSGIPRSLQLLLESSSIFKVGAGIANDAVKVFKDYNVSIKAVEDLSYLANQKLGDSQNWGLASLTEKLICKQLLKPNKIRLGNWETKYLSKEQLQYAATDAFASWYLHEVLRSLPDAEEVEKVQ; encoded by the exons ATGGAGCACTCGCAATCCCACCATGACGACAAAGCCACTGCCACCGCCACCGCCTTATCGGATCCGGAGTGGGATGAGCCCTTCACAGAGGAAGACCTACGAGCCATTGAAGCCGCATTCGAAGCTGCTGCAACTTCCAAAAAACGACGCGCAAATCCAGTCGACGAAGTCGTCACGGACCAGTCCCACAGTGCCCGCCGCCGACTGCCGAGTTCAATTCTCGCTCTCCAGCATCCCAACGCCTTCGCTCTCTCTCCATGTCGTCAAG CCAATACAAGGATGAGATATCCTGTGTTGAAGTTTGGAGGTCAGATTACATATAGCAGGACCACAGTTGAAGTGGAGAAAGCTGCCATGGATATCTTAAAGACTGTGAAAGCAAAGCAAAACGAAATGGGTCAAAATGCAGTGGGATTTGACATTGAGTGGAAACCCACATTCCAAAGAG GTGTTCCACCAGGGAAGGCTGCAGTCCTGCAGATATGTGGAGACACAAGTTGTTGTCATGTGATGCATATCATACATTCTGGAATCCCTCGAAGTCTGCAGTTACTTCTTGAAAGTTCTTCAATTTTCAAG GTTGGAGCTGGTATAGCTAATGATGCTGTTAAGGTTTTCAAGGATTATAATGTATCTATTAAAGCTGTGGAGGATCTTTCATATCTTGCTAATCAAAAGCTTGGAGATTCACAGAATTGGGGTCTTGCATCCCTAACTGAGAAGCTCATTTGTAAACAG CTTCTGAAGCCCAATAAAATTCGACTGGGTAACTGGGAGACCAAATATTTATCAAAAGAGCAGCTGCAGTATGCTGCTACCGATGCATTTGCATCATGGTATCTTCATGAG GTGCTAAGGAGCCTCCCTGATGCTGAAGAAGTTGAGAAAGTACAGTAG
- the LOC101303114 gene encoding serine hydroxymethyltransferase 1-like, with protein sequence MDPVNDWGNTPLNAVDPEIHDLIEKEKRRQCRGIELIASENFTSFAVIEALGSALTNKYSEGMPGNRYYGGNEFIDEIENLCRARALKAFHLDASQWGVNVQPYSGSPANFAAYTAVLNPHDRIMGLDLPSGGHLTHGYYTSGGKKISATSIYFESLPYKVNNTTGYIDYDKLEEKALDFRPRLIICGGSAYPRDWDYARFRSVADKCGALLLCDMAHISGLVCAQEAANPFEFCDIVTTTTHKSLRGPRAGMIFYRKGPKPPKKGQPEGAEYDFEDKINFSVFPSLQGGPHNHQIGALAVALKQAMTPGFKAYAKQVKANAVALGKYLMSKDYKLVTGGTENHLVLWDLRPLGLTGNKVEKLCDLANITVNKNAVFGDSSALAPGGVRIGTPAMTSRGLLEKDFEKIGEFLHRAVTLTLKIQKEYGKLLKDFNKGLVNNKEIEELKADVEKFSSLFDMPGFVMSEMKYKD encoded by the exons ATGGATCCAGTAAACGACTGGGGCAACACCCCCCTGAACGCCGTGGACCCAGAGATCCACGACCTGATCGAGAAGGAGAAGCGTCGCCAATGCCGCGGCATCGAGCTGATCGCGTCGGAGAATTTCACCTCCTTCGCCGTCATCGAGGCACTCGGCAGCGCCCTCACCAACAAATACTCCGAAGGAATGCCCGGCAACCGCTACTACGGCGGCAACGAGTTCATCGACGAGATCGAGAATCTCTGCCGCGCACGCGCCCTCAAGGCGTTTCACCTCGACGCGTCTCAATGGGGCGTCAATGTCCAACCCTACTCCGGCTCCCCCGCCAACTTCGCCGCCTACACCGCCGTCCTCAACCCCCACGACCGCATCATGGGCCTTGACCTCCCCTCCGGCGGTCACTTGACCCATGGATACTACACCTCCGGCGGCAAGAAGATCTCGGCCACGTCGATCTACTTCGAGTCTCTTCCCTACAAGGTGAACAACACAACTGGTTACATTGATTACGATAAGCTGGAGGAGAAGGCCTTGGATTTCAGGCCGAGGTTGATCATCTGCGGTGGGAGTGCTTATCCTAGGGACTGGGACTACGCCAGGTTCAGGTCTGTGGCTGATAAGTGCGGTGCGCTTTTGCTTTGCGACATGGCTCACATCAGTGGCCTTGTTTGTGCTCAG GAAGCTGCAAATCCATTTGAGTTCTGTGACATTGTCACAACCACAACCCACAAGAGCTTGAGGGGACCTAGGGCTGGTATGATCTTTTACAGGAAGGGGCCTAAGCCACCGAAGAAGGGCCAGCCAGAGGGTGCAGAATATGATTTTGAAGACAAGATCAACTTTTCTGTTTTCCCCTCACTTCAGGGTGGTCCTCATAATCACCAGATTGGTGCTCTCGCTGTTGCTCTCAAGCAGGCCATGACACCTGGGTTCAAAGCCTATGCAAAACAAGTCAAGGCCAATGCTGTTGCCCTTGGAAAGTATCTGATGAGCAAGGATTACAAGCTTGTCACAGGAGGAACCGAGAACCACCTTGTTCTGTGGGATCTCAGGCCTCTTGGGTTGACTG GCAACAAGGTTGAGAAGCTTTGTGACCTAGCAAACATTACTGTCAACAAGAATGCTGTTTTTGGTGACAGCAGTGCCTTGGCTCCTGGAGGAGTAAGAATTG GTACTCCAGCCATGACTTCAAGAGGTTTGCTTGAGAAGGACTTTGAGAAGATTGGTGAGTTTCTTCATAGGGCTGTGACCCTCACATTGAAGATCCAGAAGGAATATGGAAAGCTACTGAAAGACTTCAACAAGGGGTTGGTGAACAACAAGGAAATTGAAGAACTCAAGGCTGATGTTGAAAAGTTCTCCTCCTTATTTGACATGCCTGGTTTCGTGATGTCTGAAATGAAGTACAAGGATTGA